A single region of the Acetivibrio cellulolyticus CD2 genome encodes:
- a CDS encoding UPF0236 family transposase-like protein gives MTKATGHMKEYAIRIWDCLKEADLEEMGLVFNELHMSTESESKRIEIKESWDYFKNNWDGIRVQEEEYDASLDAVQKDITVIYLQLE, from the coding sequence GTGACAAAGGCAACGGGACATATGAAGGAATATGCAATCAGGATATGGGACTGCCTAAAAGAAGCAGATTTAGAAGAAATGGGGCTTGTTTTCAACGAACTGCACATGTCAACAGAAAGTGAATCAAAGAGAATTGAAATAAAAGAAAGCTGGGATTATTTCAAAAATAATTGGGATGGTATCAGGGTACAGGAAGAAGAATATGACGCATCGTTGGATGCAGTGCAGAAGGACATAACAGTCATATACTTACAGCTAGAATGA